The proteins below come from a single Nitrospira sp. genomic window:
- a CDS encoding TldD/PmbA family protein — MLKKTTLPASANGYAQLAADVLARAKTCGATEADIVVADGETFSVQVRVGTVDRLTKAREKRLGLRVFIGKRSATTSTSDFSRGSLDQLVADTCTLAGAVVEDDVSGLPDAGQLATEQPDLDLYDETVLDTDTQIDWAKRGEAAAFATDSRVTNSEGAEFDSSSGRVVLANSHGFVGSYRSSNFSLSVSPIATESATGGMQRDAWYQVQRKFARLASAESIGQEAARRAIRRLGARKVATKRVPVVFDQESAGSLLANLCSAVSGYGLYKRASFLLDKLGQTIASDLITVYDDGRMVGGLGSRPFDGEGLATRKNTIVERGVLRSYLLDTYSGKKLGLPSTGNASRSVGESPSVGPTNFYLVPGTKSQQEIIGSIKEGLFVTELIGFGINMVTGDYSRGACGFWIENGELAYPVEEITIAGNLKQMLKDIEVIGNDLVFRGRIASPTIRISEMMVAGS; from the coding sequence ATGCTCAAGAAGACGACTCTACCAGCTAGTGCCAACGGATACGCCCAACTGGCGGCTGATGTATTGGCTCGTGCCAAGACCTGTGGGGCGACCGAAGCGGATATTGTTGTTGCCGATGGCGAGACCTTTTCGGTTCAGGTACGGGTCGGGACGGTTGACCGACTGACCAAGGCGCGCGAGAAGCGTCTAGGCTTGCGTGTCTTCATTGGAAAACGATCTGCCACAACGTCCACGTCTGATTTTTCCAGGGGCTCTCTCGATCAGCTCGTGGCTGACACCTGTACCTTGGCCGGTGCCGTCGTCGAGGATGATGTCTCGGGATTACCGGATGCCGGTCAATTGGCGACAGAGCAGCCAGATCTTGATCTCTATGATGAGACGGTACTCGATACGGATACACAGATCGATTGGGCCAAGCGCGGAGAGGCTGCGGCCTTTGCGACTGATTCACGGGTGACCAATTCCGAAGGTGCGGAGTTCGATTCCTCGTCAGGCCGAGTGGTGCTGGCGAATAGTCATGGATTCGTGGGGTCGTACAGAAGCTCAAACTTTTCCCTCTCTGTGTCCCCGATTGCGACTGAGTCTGCGACCGGTGGGATGCAGCGGGATGCCTGGTACCAGGTGCAGCGCAAGTTTGCTCGACTGGCGTCTGCCGAATCGATCGGACAGGAAGCTGCGCGTCGTGCGATCCGACGATTAGGTGCGCGCAAGGTGGCGACGAAACGGGTGCCGGTGGTGTTCGATCAAGAATCTGCCGGGAGTCTGCTGGCGAACCTCTGCAGCGCGGTCTCCGGGTACGGTCTCTATAAGCGCGCGTCGTTTCTCCTCGACAAACTGGGCCAGACGATCGCATCCGATTTGATCACTGTCTACGACGATGGCCGCATGGTTGGTGGCCTTGGCTCTCGTCCATTCGATGGTGAGGGGTTGGCCACACGCAAGAATACCATCGTCGAGCGAGGTGTGTTGAGGAGCTATTTGCTCGATACCTATTCGGGCAAGAAGCTGGGCTTGCCCTCGACGGGGAACGCGTCACGCAGTGTGGGTGAGAGTCCCTCGGTCGGTCCGACCAATTTTTATCTGGTCCCTGGAACGAAGAGCCAGCAAGAGATCATTGGGTCCATAAAAGAAGGCCTCTTTGTGACGGAGTTGATCGGGTTCGGCATTAATATGGTGACGGGGGATTACTCGCGAGGAGCCTGTGGGTTCTGGATCGAGAACGGAGAGCTGGCCTACCCGGTGGAAGAAATCACCATCGCGGGAAATCTGAAACAGATGCTCAAAGATATCGAAGTGATCGGAAATGACCTCGTGTTTCGAGGTCGGATAGCCAGTCCGACGATCAGGATTTCCGAGATGATGGTAGCGGGTAGTTGA
- the tldD gene encoding metalloprotease TldD codes for MPEPVQLTTFGVTEIEAQQALDRVKVRDVDYADLYFESRTSESVSMEEGIVKRAAKSVSQGVGVRATAGEKTGFAYSDELTKRDLEIAADTARYIANSPKGHSTVPVPTQRRPTRDLYPVERAKAEVATAERVALLNEIDAEARRYDPRIKNVMASFNTEYKVVVVATSEGTLVSDIQPLSRLQITCIAEDRENRQLGSFGGGGRVAFAYYREDNRHLSYAREAAREAILNLSAVDAPAGVMPVVLAGGWPGILLHEAIGHGLEADFNRKKTSAFSSLIGKRVASDVCTIVDDGTLPFRRGSLNMDDEGTPTGCTTLIEKGILRGYITDKLNARLMGIPLTGNGRRENYQSVVLPRMTNTFMLAGESDPQDIIRSVKKGLYAVSFGGGQVDITNGKFVFSASEAYLIEDGQITKPVKGATLIGNGPEILTKVSMVGHDLKLDNGIGTCGKDGQSVPVGVGLPTIKVEEITVGGTQQ; via the coding sequence ATGCCTGAGCCAGTCCAGCTGACCACATTCGGTGTGACCGAGATCGAGGCGCAGCAAGCGCTGGATCGAGTAAAAGTCCGAGACGTTGACTACGCGGATCTCTATTTCGAATCTCGTACATCCGAATCGGTCTCGATGGAAGAGGGCATCGTGAAACGGGCAGCCAAGAGCGTCTCGCAGGGGGTTGGGGTTCGAGCCACCGCCGGAGAAAAGACGGGCTTTGCCTATTCGGATGAATTGACAAAGCGGGACCTTGAGATTGCCGCCGATACCGCTCGGTATATTGCCAATTCCCCCAAAGGGCACTCCACGGTTCCGGTCCCTACGCAGCGCCGACCGACTCGTGACCTCTATCCGGTCGAGCGGGCGAAGGCCGAGGTGGCGACAGCCGAGCGCGTGGCGCTCTTGAACGAAATTGACGCGGAAGCCAGGCGGTATGATCCTCGGATTAAGAACGTGATGGCTTCGTTTAATACGGAATACAAAGTCGTGGTGGTGGCGACCTCCGAGGGGACACTGGTGAGTGATATCCAACCGTTGTCGCGTCTGCAGATTACCTGTATCGCTGAAGATCGAGAAAACCGCCAACTAGGCAGTTTCGGTGGCGGCGGCCGAGTTGCTTTCGCCTATTATCGCGAAGACAATCGCCATTTGAGTTATGCTCGGGAGGCTGCGCGGGAAGCGATTCTCAATTTGTCCGCCGTTGATGCGCCGGCCGGAGTGATGCCGGTGGTATTGGCCGGGGGATGGCCCGGGATCTTGTTGCACGAAGCGATCGGACATGGGCTTGAAGCCGACTTTAATCGAAAGAAGACGTCAGCTTTTTCAAGCCTGATCGGCAAACGGGTCGCGTCGGACGTCTGTACGATCGTGGATGACGGCACTCTTCCCTTTCGCCGTGGTTCCTTGAATATGGATGATGAAGGTACACCAACCGGCTGTACGACGCTCATCGAGAAGGGCATTCTCCGTGGCTACATCACCGACAAGCTCAACGCACGTCTCATGGGGATTCCGTTGACCGGCAACGGTCGTCGGGAGAATTATCAAAGTGTGGTGCTCCCACGGATGACGAATACGTTCATGTTAGCCGGGGAGTCGGATCCCCAAGACATTATTCGATCGGTGAAGAAAGGCCTCTATGCCGTCTCGTTTGGCGGGGGGCAAGTTGATATCACGAACGGAAAATTTGTGTTTTCCGCCAGCGAAGCCTATCTCATTGAGGATGGCCAGATTACCAAGCCGGTGAAGGGAGCCACCTTGATCGGAAATGGGCCGGAGATTCTTACGAAGGTGTCGATGGTCGGGCACGATCTCAAGCTCGATAACGGGATTGGTACCTGCGGGAAGGACGGCCAGTCAGTGCCCGTCGGGGTCGGTCTACCGACCATCAAGGTGGAAGAGATTACCGTCGGCGGCACACAGCAATAA
- a CDS encoding isoprenyl transferase: protein MTRSPTGDLDHLSESELSAMLEAELLPKHVAVIMDGNGRWAELRGLPRIAGHREGINSVREMITLCLELGIHALTIYAFSQENWNRPTQEISALMSLLEHYLSTERASLIEQGVRFRAVGRHELLPPSAQHWVRTTEKETAHLEKLILTVALSYGGRAEIVDAVKALVKDVQAGTVQTELIDETTVQRYLSTHPLPDPDLLIRTSGEARISNFLLWQLAYTELCFTPTLWPDFRRREFLLALIEYQRRERRFGRVLSTVSS from the coding sequence ATGACGCGCAGTCCCACCGGAGATCTCGATCACCTATCTGAAAGTGAATTGAGTGCCATGTTGGAAGCGGAGCTGCTGCCCAAGCATGTGGCCGTCATCATGGACGGCAATGGACGCTGGGCGGAACTGCGTGGTCTCCCTCGCATCGCCGGTCATCGTGAAGGCATCAACTCCGTCCGAGAAATGATTACCCTGTGCTTGGAACTTGGCATCCATGCCCTGACTATCTACGCGTTTTCGCAGGAAAACTGGAATCGTCCGACCCAAGAAATCAGCGCCTTGATGAGTCTCTTGGAACATTACCTCTCCACGGAACGGGCAAGTCTTATTGAGCAAGGTGTCCGGTTTCGTGCCGTCGGTCGCCACGAACTGCTTCCGCCCTCCGCACAACACTGGGTTCGCACGACCGAGAAAGAAACGGCCCATCTCGAGAAATTAATCCTGACCGTCGCCCTCAGCTATGGTGGGCGTGCAGAAATCGTCGATGCGGTGAAAGCTTTGGTGAAGGACGTACAAGCTGGAACGGTTCAGACAGAGCTCATTGATGAAACCACAGTCCAACGGTACCTCTCGACCCATCCGCTCCCCGACCCGGATCTTCTGATCAGGACAAGCGGAGAAGCCAGGATCAGCAATTTTCTCCTCTGGCAGCTGGCCTACACCGAGCTCTGTTTTACCCCGACCTTATGGCCTGATTTTCGGCGGCGAGAGTTTCTCCTTGCGCTCATCGAGTATCAACGCCGGGAACGTCGATTCGGCAGGGTGCTCAGTACCGTATCATCATAA
- a CDS encoding phosphatidate cytidylyltransferase, giving the protein MTTSPAPTRQFDLRRLYTAAALIPAVYIIIVHLAPWALTLLLIAVGSIALLELYRLSFQSRLNHVLVGVGLAVFLLTVAHSHLSLPLLELLLGGVFALAITTVLISTSSAYRWKDPLLALFGVLYVGIPLSTVVSARSLPSGAFLVLFLAVVTWASDSGAYYAGTLWGKHPLMPSISPKKTYEGLLGGLVGAIAAALLAQLWFASELSWTDAVALGILLTLTGLVGDLFESAIKRRAGVKDSGGILPGHGGMLDRIDSLLFTAPTFYYYVAYVRGLLPPL; this is encoded by the coding sequence GTGACCACTTCACCCGCACCCACGCGACAATTTGACCTCCGGCGACTGTATACCGCCGCAGCGTTGATTCCCGCCGTCTACATCATCATCGTCCACCTTGCGCCATGGGCCCTCACGCTCCTCCTGATCGCCGTCGGTTCAATTGCTCTGCTTGAACTCTATCGCCTCAGCTTCCAATCACGGTTGAATCACGTTCTTGTCGGTGTCGGGTTGGCCGTGTTTCTCCTAACCGTCGCCCATTCACATCTTTCGCTGCCCCTCCTAGAACTGCTGCTGGGAGGTGTGTTTGCGTTGGCCATCACCACTGTTTTGATCAGCACCTCGTCAGCCTATCGATGGAAAGACCCGCTCCTCGCCCTATTCGGTGTTCTCTACGTAGGTATCCCTCTGAGTACGGTCGTATCAGCTCGGTCCTTACCCTCAGGAGCATTCCTCGTCTTGTTTTTGGCGGTCGTCACCTGGGCATCAGATTCGGGTGCCTACTATGCCGGTACCCTGTGGGGCAAACATCCACTCATGCCTTCCATCAGTCCAAAGAAGACCTATGAAGGGCTGCTTGGAGGACTTGTTGGAGCCATCGCGGCCGCCCTCTTAGCACAGCTGTGGTTCGCCTCTGAACTGTCATGGACCGACGCAGTCGCCCTCGGCATCCTCTTGACCCTCACAGGTCTGGTCGGAGACCTCTTTGAATCGGCGATAAAACGCCGGGCAGGGGTCAAAGACTCAGGCGGAATTCTACCGGGACATGGCGGGATGCTGGACCGAATCGATAGTCTCTTGTTCACAGCTCCCACTTTTTACTACTATGTCGCGTATGTTCGAGGCTTGTTGCCGCCTCTATAA
- a CDS encoding 1-deoxy-D-xylulose-5-phosphate reductoisomerase, translated as MKSIIILGSTGSIGTNTLDIVQRFPDEFRVVGLTAGNNIDRLEEQIHRFRPQTVAVSTESAAVLLRARCAALPVEILSGKEGIASVASGLHAELVISAIVGAAGLLPTLSAIRSGKHIALANKEPMVMAGKLMQDEARKYGVRIFPVDSEHSAIFQSLEGHRIEDVRRLILTASGGALWTLSQEDLQHVTPERALQHPNWKMGAKITIDSATLMNKGLEVVEARWLFDIPESRIDVMVHRESIIHSLVEYHDRSMIAQLGLPDMRTPISYAMRYPGRMPLDLPSLDLTEIGRLSFCKPDHDRFPCLNLGYESLRIGGTMPAVMNAANEIAVDAFLNHGLRFVEIAPVIHSTMDAHTSQEISSLEDALEADRWAREKAESLVHALPRS; from the coding sequence ATGAAGTCAATTATCATCCTGGGATCCACCGGATCGATCGGCACCAATACCCTGGATATCGTGCAACGATTTCCTGACGAATTCCGAGTAGTCGGGCTGACGGCCGGCAACAACATCGACAGGTTAGAAGAGCAGATTCACCGCTTTCGACCTCAGACGGTCGCCGTCTCGACCGAATCGGCTGCCGTGCTGCTTCGAGCCCGATGTGCAGCCCTTCCCGTAGAGATTCTATCCGGTAAAGAAGGGATCGCCTCTGTCGCCTCGGGACTCCATGCTGAATTGGTGATTTCCGCCATCGTCGGCGCCGCCGGACTCCTCCCGACCCTCTCCGCCATCCGCAGCGGCAAGCACATTGCCCTGGCAAACAAAGAGCCAATGGTCATGGCCGGCAAGTTGATGCAAGACGAAGCCCGAAAATACGGGGTCAGGATTTTCCCCGTCGACAGCGAACACAGCGCTATTTTTCAGTCGTTGGAAGGACACCGGATTGAAGACGTCCGGCGATTGATTCTGACGGCCTCGGGAGGCGCACTCTGGACGCTCTCCCAAGAAGACCTCCAGCACGTCACACCGGAACGAGCCCTCCAACATCCGAACTGGAAGATGGGTGCCAAGATCACTATCGATTCCGCAACACTCATGAATAAGGGGTTGGAGGTGGTCGAGGCCCGCTGGCTGTTTGATATTCCTGAGTCCCGCATCGATGTGATGGTGCATCGAGAAAGCATTATTCACTCCCTGGTCGAGTATCACGACCGTTCGATGATCGCGCAGTTGGGACTCCCAGACATGCGCACCCCCATCTCGTATGCCATGCGATATCCCGGCAGAATGCCCCTCGATCTCCCGTCCTTGGACCTCACGGAGATTGGACGGCTCTCCTTCTGTAAGCCCGATCACGACCGTTTCCCCTGCCTCAATCTGGGATACGAATCGCTTCGAATCGGGGGGACCATGCCCGCCGTGATGAATGCAGCCAACGAAATCGCGGTTGACGCCTTTCTTAACCACGGCCTCCGGTTTGTCGAAATTGCACCGGTCATCCACAGCACTATGGATGCCCATACCTCACAGGAGATCTCGTCCCTCGAGGATGCGTTGGAGGCCGATCGCTGGGCTCGTGAAAAGGCCGAATCGTTGGTGCATGCGTTGCCTCGCTCATGA